The window ACGTACCGCGTGAGTTTCGACAGGCCGACGACTTCTCCGTCCGGTCGGTATGCGACGTGGGCCGTCCCGAAGAACGGCAGCAGGTGGTGTTCGCACAGGGAGTAAATCGGGATATCCGTCTTGACGACGAGGTCGTCGGTCTGGGCGTCGAACGTTCGCATCGTCGGCTTCGATGCTTCCCGCTGGCCCTCTGTGAGGGTCCTAAAGGTCTCGGGAACGCGACGCTGCCACGTCTCGGTGAGCCCATGGCGCTCGGGATCTTCCCCCACCGCTTCTAACAGGAGGCGGACGCCGCGCTGTGCTTTCTCGTAGTCGATGTCTCTCTCGCTGCCAGTCTGCTGCTTCAGTTCGGAATGTGAGTTCGTCATGCTACGTACCAGGAGCGTCGTTCCAGAGATCCACATGCAGTCGCGGAGTGTATCGATAGCCGTGCTCCATCGCCAGTTCCGCGACCTCGATTCGCTTTTTGTCGAGTTCCTCGCGGGTCGTACCCTCCGGCATGAGGAGGACATCCGAGTCGGGAACACGACTAGATGCTGTACTTCGAATGTCTTCGACCAGATCCTCGATTTCGGGCATGTCATCGGGACCGGTAACGACGAATTTGAGTTGGGTGTCGTACTCGTCAACAAGTTCTCCGAGGGCGTCGAGATCGATCCGACGGTCGTCGTGGCGCTCGGCCCACTCGCCGTTACCTTTCGGATCTTTGTCCGGCGTCGGGGCGCTCGATGCGAGTTTCGGGCTGATGCTCGCCAAGTCGATGGGTACGTCTCGATAGATAGTT is drawn from Salarchaeum sp. JOR-1 and contains these coding sequences:
- the folE gene encoding GTP cyclohydrolase I, with product MTNSHSELKQQTGSERDIDYEKAQRGVRLLLEAVGEDPERHGLTETWQRRVPETFRTLTEGQREASKPTMRTFDAQTDDLVVKTDIPIYSLCEHHLLPFFGTAHVAYRPDGEVVGLSKLTRYVRWQTRQLTMQERLTNDIASGLADEIDAPAVLVEVNATHLCEAMRGVETESTTTTRASVGDLTEEEREQFRDAIVREEDL
- a CDS encoding 7-carboxy-7-deazaguanine synthase QueE, whose translation is MPVNSTPDQGKTPNADGETLPINELFYSLQGEGKLTGEPSVFVRTSGCNLRCWFCDSYHTSWEPTHANMSLDDIVAEVESHENAEHVVLTGGEPLIHDEAVSLLERLDDRGYHTTVETNGTIYRDVPIDLASISPKLASSAPTPDKDPKGNGEWAERHDDRRIDLDALGELVDEYDTQLKFVVTGPDDMPEIEDLVEDIRSTASSRVPDSDVLLMPEGTTREELDKKRIEVAELAMEHGYRYTPRLHVDLWNDAPGT